A stretch of DNA from Oncorhynchus keta strain PuntledgeMale-10-30-2019 chromosome 17, Oket_V2, whole genome shotgun sequence:
atttgtccaggttttgcagctcttttaggacatctgctatctggatttgggtgaaggagaagctggagaggcttgggcaagtagctgcgggggtgcagagctgttggccggggttggggtagccaggaggaaagcatggccagccgtagagaaatgcttattgaaattctcgattattgtggatttctcggtggtgacagtgtttcctaggctcagtgcagtgggcatctGTGAGGAGGTGCtattgttctccatggactttacagtgtcccaaaacttggagttagagctacaggatgcaaatttctgtttgaaaaaatttagcctttgctttcctgactgactgcatgtattggttcctgacttccttgaaaagttgcatattgtggggactattcgatgctaatgcagaccaccacaggatgtttttgtgctggtcgagggcagtcaggtctggagtgaaccaagggctatatctgttcctagttctacatttttttaaagggacatgcttatttaagatggtgaggaaattacttttagtagcagcagtggtgggggggggggtcaatgtaaatcatccggtggcgatttttatgaatttgttcagcagtctaatggcttgggggtagaagctgttgacttggcactccggtaccacttgccatgcggtatcAGAGAAAACAaactataacttgggtgactggagccttgggtgactggagtctgacaagtGTCTTCAGACTCTGTAATAGCAACGTTTTTGCAGTGTATTTCTGGGAAAGACCAAACACACAGTAAATAGTTCAATCTGGTTTGCTGCCAGAAATGACAAAGTTGTGACCATGTGCTGCTATgtgctactacagtatgtactgctATGTGCTGCTACAGTATGTGTTACTACAGTATGTGCTGCTATTTGCTGCTATAGTATGTGCTACTATGTGCTGCTCTGTGATACTACAGTATGTGCTGCTATTTGCTGCTATAGTATGTGCTACTATGTGCTGCTCTGTGATACTACAGTATGTGCTGCTATGTGCTACTACAGTATGTGCTGCGTTGTGCTGCTACAGTATGTGTTACTATGTGCTACTACAGTATGTGCTGCAATGTGCTACTACACTGTGTGTTACTATGTGCTGCTATGTGCTACTACACTATGTGTTACTATGTGCTGCTACACTATGTGTTACTATGTGCTGCTACACTATGTGTTACTGTGCTGCTATGTGCTACTACACTATGTGCTACTACAGTATGTGTTACTATGTGCTGCTATACTATGTGCTACTATGTGCTACTACACTGTGTGTTACTACAATATGTGTTACTATGTGCTGCTATGTGCTACTACACTATGTGTTACTATGTGCTGCTACACTATGTGTTACTATGTGCTGCTACACTATGTGTTACTGTGCTGCTATGTGCTACTACAGTATGTGTTACTATGTGCTGCTACACTATGTGTTACTGTGCTGCTATGTGCTACTACACTATGTGCTACTACACTGTGTTACTATGTGCTGCTATACTATGTGCTACTATGTGCTACTGCACTGTGTGTTACTATGTGCTACTTTGTGCTCCTACACTATGTGTTACTACACTGTGCTGCTATTTGCTACTACAGTATGTGTTTCTATGTGCTGCTACACTATGTGCTGCTACACTATGTGCTGCTACACTATGCGCTGCTATGTGCTTCTACACTATGTGCTGCTACACTGTGCTGCTACACTGTGCTGCTACACTATGTGCTGCTACACCCTGTGCTGCTACACTATGTGCTGCTATGCGCTGCTACACTATGTGCTGCTACACTATGTGCTGCTACACTATGTGCTGCTACACCCTGTGCTGCTACACTATGTGCTGCTATGCGCTGCTACACTATGTGCTGCTACACTATGTGCTGCTACACCCTGTGCTGCTACACTATGTGCTGCTATGCGCTGCTACACTATGTGCTGCTACACTATGTGCTGCTACACTATGTGCTGCTATGCGCTGCTACACTATGTGCTGCTACACTATGTGCTGCCAAGTGCTGCTATGCGCTGCTACACTATGCGCTGCTACACTATGCGCTGCTACACTATGTGCTGCTATACTATGTGCTGCTACACTATGTGCTGCTACACTATGCGCTGCTACACTATGTGCTGCTATGCGCTGCTACACTATGTGCTGCTATGCGCTGCTACACTATGTGCTGCTGTGCGCTGCTACACTATGTGCTGCTACACTATGTGCTGCTATGCGCTGCTACACTATGTGCTGCTACACTATGTGCTGCTATGTGCTGCTATACTATGTGCTACTATGTGCTACTACACTGTGTGTTACTATGTGCTACTTTGTGCTCCTACACTATGTGCTATTATGTGTTACTATAGTATGTGcgactacagtatgtgttatactatgtgctactacagtatgtactgctATGTGCTCCTACACTATGTGTTACTATGTGCTGCTACACTATGTTACTACACTATGTGTTACTATGTGCTGCTACACTATGTTACTACACTATGTGTTACTATGTGCTGCTACACTATGTTACTACACTATGTGTTACTATGTGCTGCTACACTATGTTACTACACTATGTGTTACTATGTGCTGCTACACTATGTTACTACACTATGTGTTACTATGTGCTGCTACACTATGTTACTACACTATGTGTTACTATGTGCTGCTACACTATGTTACTACACTATGTGTTACTATGTGCTGCTACACTATGTTACTACACTATGTGTTACTATGTGCTGCTACACTATGTTACTACACTATGTGTTACTATGTGCTGCTACACTATGTTACTACACTATGTGTTACTATGTGCTGCTACACTGTGTTACTACACTATTTGCTCCTACACTATGTGTTACTATGTGCTGCTACACTGTGTTACTACACTGTGCTGCTACAGTATGTGCTGCTATGTGCTGTTACACTATgtgctactacagtatgttctactACACTATGTGGTACAACACTGTGTTACTACACCATGTGCTGATATGTGCTACTACACTATGTGCTGCTATGTGCTGCTATGACAGTGTGCCATAGCATGTTTTTTAAAATCACACTTGAACAATATGAGATGACTGACCAAAAGATGAGGTAGGCTAGGTTCATCCAGCAAGAATTATGTTTTTTGTTAGGTTCTTTCTTAGCAAAACAGTCTGGATCATGATTTAATAATAAATCACAGTCTGAACATTCAAAGAATGTTCAATGTACCCCAGCCTCACGTCAATGACGGGCAGAGAAATAATCCTGTGTTTAGTCTGAGGGTTTATGTTTACATTGGCGTCTCCTGTTGGAGGTTATGTGTGGTAACATTTGGCTTGTGGTCCGGGAGAGCCATGTTGGGCTGGTAGGTTAGTTGTCTTTGGCCTGGCAAAAGGAGGGtatgtctggctctctctctttgtctttgggGGCGGTGGAGTGAGAGAAAAGCACATCTTGTTCTTTATAGTCTGACCACATTGCAAGAGTATATCCTTGCTGAGGAATTTACCATGGCAGCAGCAGCTAAGAGCTCTCTGAGCTGCTGTCCTAAATCTGCTGCTGCACAGGGTGTGGGATCTTTAAAGAGCCCTTGGCTTTAAAGAGTTTCAGGTCTACATATAGTAAGTAGACCATTGTTCAAACTCATTCTGCCATGTCTCACTCATTGCTCATGGATAAACCCACAATCATAGCTATTTAAGCAAAACCTTAGATGAGTCAacttctattttttatttttttacttttatttaactaggcaagtcattttcaatgacggcctaggaacagcgggttaactgcctgttcaggggcagaacgacagatttgtaccttgtcagctcggggattcgatcttgcaacctttcggttactagtccaacgctctaaccactaggctaccctgccgcccctctatgCTTAAATAGCACTTTACACCTCTATACTTacagtaataacatggctgtaatACTGATGTAACATTCTCTCTGAACACACTTATTGGCAAACATGCTGACAGTCAATGAAGAATGTGTCCCCTCACATACAACACACAGAGATACTTACGGTGCTTGGAGCTCCCGTGGTGCAGTCAGACCTGCCCCCTCCACTGTGAACACTCCCCCTCTCAGGGTGATAGGCAGGGGATTGGTGAAGCTGATGTGTGCAATTAATTTCCGAGATACAACTGCATCTCCCACTACCTGAAGCAAGAAAATGGACACTGCAGGCATCATCAGAGGATTATTTCAGTATATCTAAAACAAGCCCCTACAGCATATTTCAACTGCTTTCCCTGCAGAAATGACCAAACTTGACAATTGTGCAAAGTGCAAACAGTAGCACGCAATTCATCAAGCAATTATTCACCAGCTATTTACAGTTATTTACAGTATAGCCTAGTACCTTGACATGGAGCTGTGGCATGCTTAGTGTGATGTTGACCTCTTGCAGAATGACATCGGGCTGGCTGCTGGCCTGGAGCAGTGCTGTGACCCTGATCAGGTTATGCTCAGACACACAGGCCCCATAGTGATCGTACCGTAGACGCATCACTTCCTTATGAGCTGTGAGCATAATAGGGATGAGAGGAAAAAGTATGTTATTGTATTCTTTTCACTTCGGTGTGGTATTTTTTGCTCTGTTTACTCGGTTCCTAAAAATACAAGAAACCCAGGGATGTTGTAGGTCAGACTCACCCAGTGCAAGTAAAAAAACAAATCTAACACAGGGACTGACACCAGTTCTGAGTCTTGATTCCTCTCGCCTATGGTGTATGTGACAAGCGGAGGCCCACCTTTCTGGGCTGGCACGGTCAGGCTGGCTGTCCTCCTCTGGCACTCCCCCCGGTGAAGGCTGTTGTAGGTGACTGCGTTGGAGGTCACAGTGAGCTGGGCCGGGGTGTCCTCACCACCCACGTTGTGCACTTCCACTATCACATCAAAGTCTGTCCCCAGGATGGCCTGGGCATGTTTGATCTTCAGCTCCAGCTGCCCTGGTGCCCCATTCAGCTGCGTTATCCGACGTCCTGCCTTCTCATACACCTCACGCTCCTTCACTGAACCTGGTAGAAAGAAAGGAGGATGTCATACTGTTATATAACATGTGTTTTTATGTTATGCGTGTGTATATAGTAACCCCGTTCCCTTGAGGTATTTGTTGTGTATAACGGTACTGTACTCTGAACTTTCTGTTCGGTTCCCATCAGTGCTAATATTTAAGCAGGTGTGAATATTTGTGCTTAATGAAAGGAAGTGAATACCTTCGGGGTATTTGTAATGTTTAGTGATGtcctctctgtagtctccatacaCACTCTTGGTGCTGATGTTTCGGCCCACAGTTTTCTGGTTGAGGGAAACCTGTGAGCGTTGGCCATCTGGGTGGACGATCCAGGTGACCAGGTCTGCGTTCACCTCAGAGAACACGAAGGCTGCATCATACTTCATCCCCACATCACCGTCCCTCACCGCCTTGACTGGACAGGGCCCACAACAGTACACCCCTAAGAGACAAAGGAACGATAGTGGGGGGATTTGAAGAGAGTGAGGTTATGAAGAACCCAATAACAGAGTTTTTTAAAGGAGCTTTTCCTTAGTGAGACAGACGTATCATGAATATCAAGTGGGGCCGTACCATCACTCCTCTCCTGTGGGGTGGGATCCAGGGCCTGCCACCCATCATAGCCTTTAGGAAGATCCTCCCTGTCCATCCAGGACTCCACCCAGCAATGGAAGTTCCTACACACACAAAGCATTTACAGTATTGATGTGAGGGAGGCCACTATAAAAAAAAACGGATGAATGTGCTGACTTTGTCGAGACAGAAATGTAGCTTTTGAGCTTTACCAGATCATGTCCTTCCTGCCTTCAGACACACTCTCCAGCTGCTCATCGTACAGATAGTCCACATTCAGGTTGCCGTCAGTGTCATGGGCAGAGGAGTAGTTTGTAACAGGGCGAGTAGGTATGCCCAGACAGCGAAGAACTGTGGGATGGGTGAACGGAAGGAGCAAATAGCATATAGTCTGTCAAGAATTACAGAGCGGAATATTACTGGAGCCCTAATGAAACGTCAAAGAAAATATAGAGCCAGGGAGTGTTGGAAATTTGTAGTTGAAAAGAAGAGAGCCATCCTGTCTCAGGGCGCTGTATGTGTGCCTCACCTGTGCAGGCTACACCTGAGAACACCCAGCACTGTCCGTATCTCACCCTCTGTGCCCCGGCCTCGCGCCATCGCCTGAGGATGGCCACACTGCCGGTCCAGCGTGTGGGGGACACCCCATCGTCATACTTCCCGTCCCAGCGACCCAACACCACGCCACGGTCATCATTAGCGTTCACCTGCACAGATGTAGAGGAAGTAAATTAATTACTGTGAGATTAttaactaaatcaaatcaaatgttattagtcacataaactgaatacaacaggtgtagacatcacagtgaaatgcttacttacgagcccctaaccaacaatgtagtacaaataagaataaaaaaataaaagtaacaagtaattaaagagcagcagtaaaataacgatagcgagactatatacaggggattaccggtacagagtcaatatgcgggggcactggttagattgattgaggtaattgaggtaatatgtacatgtaggtagagttattacagtgactatgcatagatgataacaacagagagcagcagtggtgtaaaaagggggtggggggcaatgcaagtagactgggtagccatttgattagatattcagtagtcttatgggttgggagtagaagctgtttagaagcctcttggacctagacttggccctccggaaccgcttgccgtgcggtagcagagagagcagtctatgactagggtggctggagtcattggcattttttagagccttcctctgacaccgcctggtatagaggtcttggctttgccccagtgatgtactgggcagtacgcactaccctctgtaaacagttgccatatcaggcagtgatgcaaccagtcaggatgctcttgatggtgcagctctAGAACCTGGTGTGCtttgaccatgttagtttgttggtgatgtggacaccaaggaacttgaagctttcaaactgctccactacagccccgtcgatgagaatgggggtgtgcttggtCCTCTTTCTCCtacagtccacaatcatctccttagtcttgatcacgttgagggagagtttgttgtcctggcaccacacggccaggtctctgaccacctccctatatgctgtctcgtcgttgtcggtgatcaggcctaccactgttgtgtcatcggcaaacttaatgatggtgttgtagtcatgcctggccgtgcagtcttgagtgaatagggagtacaggaggggactgagcacacacccccgatgagcccctgtgttgaggaccACCTGGGGgaagcccgtcaggaagtccaggatccagttgcaaaggaaggtgtttagcttagtgatgaactttgagggcactatggtgttgaatgctgagctgtagtcacgtatggtcactgtggggatgacgtcatcgatgcacttattgatgaagccaatgactgatgtggtgtactcctcaatgccatcggaggaatcccggaacatattccagtccgtgctagcaaaacagtcctgtagcttagcatctgcttcatctgaccattttttttactgatcgagtcactggtgcttcctgctttaatttttgcttgtaagcaggaatcaggaggatagaattatggtaagatttgccaaatggagggcgggggagagctttgtgtgcgtctctgtgtgtggagtaaaggtggtccagagtttctttccttctggttgcacatttaacatgctgatagaaatttggtgaGTCCTATTTAAGTTTccttgcattaaagtccccagctactaggagcgccgcctctgggtgagggttttcctgtttgcttatggcggaatacagctcattgagtgcgctCTTACTACCagcctcagtctgtggtggtatgtagatagctacgaaaaatacagaaaactctcttggtaaatattGTGGTCAACAGCTTATGTATCTTTAGTCCgacaccccttgtcttaccagacgccactgttctatcctgctgatacagagtataaccagccagctgtatgttgataatgtcgtcgttcagccacgactacgtgaagcataggatattgacgttttgaatgtcccgttcgtagtttaatcttctgcgtaggtcatacattttattttccaaagattgcaGTATACCATTCACGTCGGACTTGTTAAAGGAAAAAATGATTATGCCAGTTCATGGTGAGAAATCACAGTTCtgataagagacggtagcagaaatataatgtacaaaataagttaaaaaaataagttaaaaacgcaaaaaaactaacaaaaaacaCAACTGGATAGGAACACGTAAAATGTCAGCCTTCTTCTCCGGCACCATCTATTCCCCTAGATGTAGAAAGAATTACTTTATATGGTGAACCTTACCATTGCAGTAATTGTCCTGCTCACATACACTGGATCTGCTCGGTTGGCTGTGTCAATCTCTGGGTTTTTCAGTGCAGCAGGTGAATTGTTCAGGATTTCAAAACAGATATCCACCACATCTGGTTCAAACTATGAAAAATGATATGTTAAAATATTACGAGAACACATTGAGCTCATTATGAGGTATGCACATCTCAAACCAGTGACTGTGAATATGTACTTTCCTCCTCACTAGATGGAGACAATCAGCCATGCAggctgtctgtccgtctctcaaTGTCTATGTGACTATGTCTCTCTCTGAAATGAGACAAACCCTGGATTTTCACATAGCCAGGGTAGAAATGCCTTACATCCACCAAAGACATGTCTTCAGCCAGCTGAGGTACTGTGACAATTCACACAGGCCACCATCAAGCCATCAGACTCGCCAGAAACTACTGGCTGCCAACACCCTCCCACATGCCCTGTTGTTTATCTTTCTGTTTGAAAACGCCTCAGCTAGAACAGTGATTTAGGCAACACAACACTGAGTTCTTGTTCTCAGTGGATCGATGGGTTTGATCAAAAGATTTGCACTCTATATATCAATTTTGTCTCAGGTGGGTTAGCTGTCCATCCTTCAGAAGTGTGCTGTTTGCTACCTGTCCAAAGTTCCAGGGCAGTGAGGAGATCTGGTCCCAAGAGCCCTGGTAAAGGAGGCCATTTTCATTCAGGATGTATTCCTCTAGCAGCTCCTCATCAGGGAGGTACACAGAGTCAGCTGGGGGGGAGAAAAACAAAGACCCAGCAGAGGAAAGACTGAGTGAGAACATGGGGCAACAGCAATCATATTGATTTGATATTGTATCACATAACTGACAGCTTTCATATCAGAAATCTCTTCACCAACTTTGACATTAATCTATCCCTTTGAATAATTACATGTTGAGCTCAAACTTATTTAAaagtaaacacagggagagacagactgagacaaacacacagaggtaGAAGTTGAGTCCCCTGACTGACCTCCAAAGAGTGCAAAAGTAATGAATACCGATGACACCTTCCTGAGCCCTTATTGGTTCCCCTCACCAAAAGAGCAAATAAAACAGGGCCGTTTCAACTGATTCTACTAATTTGTGTTTTGTGTCGGAGCTCACCTTTGCACCAGGGATTGAAGAGCAGGTAGAACGTCTCTGATGTGGTCTGCTCCAGGATGTGTCcgtcaggggagaggagcagcAATGTCACGCTGTAGATTCCCACAGGGGTGTCTGCTGGGCTGTGGACCGTCAGCAGCACCTCATTCTGAGCCCTCTGCTGGCGGAACCACCACTTGTCACGGCCAGCATGGGCATCCAAAACCTTCACCACCACCTCACTCTCCTTACCTAAACacgcaaacaaacaaaaactcaTATACAATCAGTCAAAGCTATTTTACCAGACCATTTTCGTTTTCTATCTGTCAATCATAACTGACTCCTCCTCCCACTGTGCAATAGTGTCCAATCTATAGCTGACTCAAGCTTATGGTCCTTGGCATTGAGTTGCTCACCCAGATACAGGATCATGGCTAGTTTGTGTTTAGGGGGCAGGGGTGTGGAGCACTGCAGAGCGAGGGAGAAGGGCTGCCCCCTACGAACCAGCAGCCTTTCCAGGTCCATTTCCCCTGTACGATGGGCATGGTTGTTCACCTGGCAACGCAGGTCCATTCCCATGAATACACCTGGAACACAATAAAAGAAAGAACATAGGGCACAGTCACTTCTACTGTGTAGTTAGGAATAATGAGTTCATGAGGGAATCTTGGCGGTAACCAGGCCATACAGTAATACTCTAGTAGATATTCATATTTCTAGACAGATCTCTATTTTAGTAATATCAATCACAATGGTCCCATGTTGTACAGGTCAAACAACAGAAAGGTCAGACAAGTCATCAATTGGAGCCTGACTATCGTTATGAGTCACCAAGTCAAGGACCCCACTTCATATTTATAGAAGCTACTGTATGTAGGCAACTGCATTTAAGCATGATGTACTGTGTGAAAACATTAGAGATTGAGATTTTGTCAATCAATACGTTTTTTAACTTATTTTTTTACAGTGTCAGATgtactcgtggataccatttttatgtagCATACCCTAAGGtatctgtagacttccagtcattgcgctgatgatacccactgggcacagacgtcagttcaacatgtagttttgatttacatttggttgagttgtcaactaacgtgaattcaacgtgaaatccaCGAAACATTTCATCATgttattggatttaggttaaaagttgtggggaaaaaaatatgaaatgccCTTAAGTTGATTACTTTTTGCTAATCTATTTTGGCAGGAAATCTTGTGTACCATGTACttataacacacacagagacagaccaacCTTTTTCCACTAGGAGAAACACTGATCTACTGTATATTCGGTATAAATTTAGAAATGTATACATTTCAGGATAAACTTTCAGATAGCACATCTGCCCATCCTCATATTTTTATGAATAGTGCATACACGCCTATATTGGTCTCGTACTCTCCTGGTATGCATTGCTTAAATTAGAATGAGGGATCTCGACACACTGCTGTGAATTCATACGGCAGCACATTTTATTTATATGGTAGCACATTTTTCACAGATATGGAAACTCCAAGTAATATTTGTCTCCTCTACTTCAGAGAGCACTATCAATGGGTTGAAAAAGCAGTGTGATAATGATAAATCACTCACCGTTTTGGTCAGCCATTTTCCAGTCTATGTTGTGAATATCACCTCCTTTTCTTCTCTGCCGTGTTACCTCCTTTTATGATAAGTTTGACTCCTCTTGTGCCTTTTCAAACAGCCCTGAAGGTGTATGCCTCACTTTTCTACCACTGTCCCCACCAGGACCCCCGTATTTATACTGGAGAGGAATGGCCCCATTCCTGTGCTCcaacacacgctcacacacacctcCCATTCACTATCCTTCCTGACCTCACACTCTGTGGAGATCCAGAACAAAGGTGTGCTCACAGtcagtctctatgtgtgtgtgttcgtcatGCGCGCCCATGTGTGTCTCTGCCTACTTCAATATTTTAATTCAATACTGAAAAAAGGATGAGAGCCCAGGTATGTACTATAGTTTGTGTCAGCCGTCTGCTCCTCTGATGCAAGTTCAGACACTGGGTTTTTTGTTCAGCAGATGGGTTCAGGGAATAGGGCACACTTTGACTAATCCAGCAGTATTGCAGTAAATGTTTTGCATCATATACAATTTCCTGTTTCACAGTCTCTATGGCACGTACATGGGCACTTTTTTTCTTTCTGGATTGGGCCAGTCACAACTTAGAGAACAAACAAGTTGGATATGTTTACAGCATGATATACTACTTAAGAGGGAAAATATGATTTTGTTCCAGGGTTTTAATTCATATGTATTGGTGTCCAGGACATTGACTGGAGCTCGGTCCATTTTTCCTTGCACATGGTATAGCAATTTAATCAACATAATATATGCTTCATCATTTGTTGAGTCATCTAGACTGGAGACGCATCCCAATGTTGAAGAATACTAGTGAAAGCAGAAGGGGTATTTCTACTGAAATGTATGGTATTGAAAtacactttatttaaccaggtaggccagttgagaacaagttctcattaacaactgcaacctggccaagataaagcaaaacggaaaaaaacaacacagagttacaacatgggataaacaaacgtacagttaataacacaatagaaaatctgtatgcagtgtgtgcaaattaagtaaggaggtaaggcaataaataggccatagtggaaaagtaattacaattgagtggagtgatagatgtgtggagtggagtgatagatgtgtggagtggagtgatagatgtgcagatgaggatgtgcaagtagaaatactggtgtgcaaaagagcagaaaaaacaaatatggggaaaAGATAGGTAGTAgaatggatgggctatttacagatgggctgtgtacagctgcagcgatcggtaagctgctctgacagccgatgcttgaagttagtgagggagatataagtctccaacttcagcgatttttgcaatttgttccagtcattggcagtagaTAACTGGAAGGAAGGCGGACAAAGTtgttgttggctttggggatgaccagtaaaATCTACCTACGGAgcgcgtgctactggtgggtgttgctatggtgaccagtaagctgagataaggcggagctttacctagcaaagacttatagatgacctggagccagtgggtttggcagcgaatatgtagcgaggaccagccaacaagagcatacagttcgcagtggtgggtggtatatggggctttggtgacaaaacagatggcactgtgatagactgcatccaatttgctgagtagagtgttggaggctattttgtaaataacatcgccaaagtcgaggatcggcaggatagtcagttttacgagggtatgtttagcagcatgagtgaaggaggctttgttgagaaataggaagtcggttctagatttaattttggattggagatgtttaatatgagtctggaaggagagtttacagtctagccagacacctaggtatttttagttgttcacatattctaagtcagaagcgtccagagtagtgatgctagtgggtgcgggcagcgatcggttgaagggcatgcatttagttttactagcgtttaagagcagttggaggccatggaaggagtgttgtatggcattgaagctcatttgaaATTTGTGAACaccgtgtccaaagaagggccagatgtatacagaatggtgtcgtctgagtagaggtggatcagggaatcacccgcagcaagcgcgacatcgttgatatatacaaagaaaagagtcgacctg
This window harbors:
- the LOC118396652 gene encoding protein-glutamine gamma-glutamyltransferase 2-like isoform X2; its protein translation is MADQNGVFMGMDLRCQVNNHAHRTGEMDLERLLVRRGQPFSLALQCSTPLPPKHKLAMILYLGKESEVVVKVLDAHAGRDKWWFRQQRAQNEVLLTVHSPADTPVGIYSVTLLLLSPDGHILEQTTSETFYLLFNPWCKADSVYLPDEELLEEYILNENGLLYQGSWDQISSLPWNFGQFEPDVVDICFEILNNSPAALKNPEIDTANRADPVYVSRTITAMVNANDDRGVVLGRWDGKYDDGVSPTRWTGSVAILRRWREAGAQRVRYGQCWVFSGVACTVLRCLGIPTRPVTNYSSAHDTDGNLNVDYLYDEQLESVSEGRKDMIWNFHCWVESWMDREDLPKGYDGWQALDPTPQERSDGVYCCGPCPVKAVRDGDVGMKYDAAFVFSEVNADLVTWIVHPDGQRSQVSLNQKTVGRNISTKSVYGDYREDITKHYKYPEGSVKEREVYEKAGRRITQLNGAPGQLELKIKHAQAILGTDFDVIVEVHNVGGEDTPAQLTVTSNAVTYNSLHRGECQRRTASLTVPAQKGGPPLVTYTIGERNQDSELVSVPVLDLFFYLHWLIRK
- the LOC118396652 gene encoding protein-glutamine gamma-glutamyltransferase 2-like isoform X1; its protein translation is MADQNGVFMGMDLRCQVNNHAHRTGEMDLERLLVRRGQPFSLALQCSTPLPPKHKLAMILYLGKESEVVVKVLDAHAGRDKWWFRQQRAQNEVLLTVHSPADTPVGIYSVTLLLLSPDGHILEQTTSETFYLLFNPWCKADSVYLPDEELLEEYILNENGLLYQGSWDQISSLPWNFGQFEPDVVDICFEILNNSPAALKNPEIDTANRADPVYVSRTITAMVNANDDRGVVLGRWDGKYDDGVSPTRWTGSVAILRRWREAGAQRVRYGQCWVFSGVACTVLRCLGIPTRPVTNYSSAHDTDGNLNVDYLYDEQLESVSEGRKDMIWNFHCWVESWMDREDLPKGYDGWQALDPTPQERSDGVYCCGPCPVKAVRDGDVGMKYDAAFVFSEVNADLVTWIVHPDGQRSQVSLNQKTVGRNISTKSVYGDYREDITKHYKYPEGSVKEREVYEKAGRRITQLNGAPGQLELKIKHAQAILGTDFDVIVEVHNVGGEDTPAQLTVTSNAVTYNSLHRGECQRRTASLTVPAQKAHKEVMRLRYDHYGACVSEHNLIRVTALLQASSQPDVILQEVNITLSMPQLHVKVVGDAVVSRKLIAHISFTNPLPITLRGGVFTVEGAGLTAPRELQAPGNIGPGEDVKVKLSFKPTRAGLRKLMVDFDADRLRDVKGIATLIVRDRLTVN